In Montipora foliosa isolate CH-2021 chromosome 13, ASM3666993v2, whole genome shotgun sequence, one DNA window encodes the following:
- the LOC137982532 gene encoding uncharacterized protein isoform X1 has translation MFNRRTREADVRRAIFCKVYINKMNPRFWFSAVFLMTRIGLISAAGQGCHNEYSVYGMFLKGHTFKTVKVQFPPECYMICHQDVRCQSYNLIIGKNICELNNRRKEARPEHFLPDSKRFYMKRAFNRVPLGSIQELPAESCAEIKASEGNKVADSKHWIYSDENAGHVIQATCQGVWQKINEDPVCFGSRDDQYGAFEMTKTGNVKDMKLVHRSGSIKCNPNTGASYWSCANVGAYANNTFMTIITTADKKALLPKEEKLLNKGGCNNKKYFYVLEGIKQGSTELVLSSHSSPLRLLKNQELQIWYGQDWADCSEDNNSGTTCVDVFAWYL, from the exons atgtttaatcGGAGAactagggaagcagatgttcgaag GGCAATATTTTGCAAAGTCTACATCAACAAGATGAACCCGCGATTTTGGTTCTCGGCTGTTTTTCTGATGACAAGGATTGGTCTTATTAGTGCAGCTGGTCAAGGTTGTCACAACGAATACTCTGTTTATGGCATGTTTCTTAAAGGCCACACTTTTAAAACAGTCAAGGTTCAATTTCCACCGGAATGTTACATGATATGTCACCAGGATGTCAGGTGCCAAAGCTACAATCTCATCATTGGCAAAAACATTTGCGAGCTGAACAACAGAAGGAAAGAAGCCAGGCCCGAACACTTTTTACCCGATTCAAAGCGATTCTACATGAAGCGAGCTTTCAACAGAG TGCCATTGGGCTCAATTCAAGAGCTTCCCGCTGAATCGTGCGCTGAAATCAAAGCGAGTGAAGGAAACAAAGTTGCTGACAGCAAGCACTGGATATACTCAGATGAAAATGCTGGTCATGTTATCCAGGCTACTTGTCAAG gGGTGTGGCAAAAAATCAACGAAGATCCAGTTTGCTTTGGATCTCGAGATGATCAATACGGTGCCTTCGAGATGACTAAAACTGGGAATGTAAAGGATATGAAGCTAGTGCACAGAAGCGGATCCATCAAATGTAACCCAAATACCGGTGCTTCCTACTGGAGCTGCGCTAACGTAGGCGCGTATGCAAACAACACGTTTATGACGATCATCACAACTGCCGACAAAAAAGCCCTTTtgccaaaagaggaaaaattgtTAAACAAAGGAGGATGCAATAACAAAAAGTACTTCTACGTTCTTGAAGGAATAAAGCAAGGATCAACAGAGCTTGTTCTAAGCAGCCATTCCAGTCCATTACGTTTGTTGAAGAACCAGGAATTGCAGATATGGTATGGACAGGACTGGGCAGACTGTTCAGAGGACAACAACAGTGGTACCACTTGCGTCGATGTATTTGCCTGGTACCTGTGA
- the LOC137982532 gene encoding uncharacterized protein isoform X4 yields the protein MNPRFWFSAVFLMTRIGLISAAGQGCHNEYSVYGMFLKGHTFKTVKVQFPPECYMICHQDVRCQSYNLIIGKNICELNNRRKEARPEHFLPDSKRFYMKRAFNRVPLGSIQELPAESCAEIKASEGNKVADSKHWIYSDENAGHVIQATCQGVWQKINEDPVCFGSRDDQYGAFEMTKTGNVKDMKLVHRSGSIKCNPNTGASYWSCANVGAYANNTFMTIITTADKKALLPKEEKLLNKGGCNNKKYFYVLEGIKQGSTELVLSSHSSPLRLLKNQELQIWYGQDWADCSEDNNSGTTCVDVFAWYL from the exons ATGAACCCGCGATTTTGGTTCTCGGCTGTTTTTCTGATGACAAGGATTGGTCTTATTAGTGCAGCTGGTCAAGGTTGTCACAACGAATACTCTGTTTATGGCATGTTTCTTAAAGGCCACACTTTTAAAACAGTCAAGGTTCAATTTCCACCGGAATGTTACATGATATGTCACCAGGATGTCAGGTGCCAAAGCTACAATCTCATCATTGGCAAAAACATTTGCGAGCTGAACAACAGAAGGAAAGAAGCCAGGCCCGAACACTTTTTACCCGATTCAAAGCGATTCTACATGAAGCGAGCTTTCAACAGAG TGCCATTGGGCTCAATTCAAGAGCTTCCCGCTGAATCGTGCGCTGAAATCAAAGCGAGTGAAGGAAACAAAGTTGCTGACAGCAAGCACTGGATATACTCAGATGAAAATGCTGGTCATGTTATCCAGGCTACTTGTCAAG gGGTGTGGCAAAAAATCAACGAAGATCCAGTTTGCTTTGGATCTCGAGATGATCAATACGGTGCCTTCGAGATGACTAAAACTGGGAATGTAAAGGATATGAAGCTAGTGCACAGAAGCGGATCCATCAAATGTAACCCAAATACCGGTGCTTCCTACTGGAGCTGCGCTAACGTAGGCGCGTATGCAAACAACACGTTTATGACGATCATCACAACTGCCGACAAAAAAGCCCTTTtgccaaaagaggaaaaattgtTAAACAAAGGAGGATGCAATAACAAAAAGTACTTCTACGTTCTTGAAGGAATAAAGCAAGGATCAACAGAGCTTGTTCTAAGCAGCCATTCCAGTCCATTACGTTTGTTGAAGAACCAGGAATTGCAGATATGGTATGGACAGGACTGGGCAGACTGTTCAGAGGACAACAACAGTGGTACCACTTGCGTCGATGTATTTGCCTGGTACCTGTGA
- the LOC137982532 gene encoding uncharacterized protein isoform X2, translated as MFNRRTREPDVRRAIFCKVYINKMNPRFWFSAVFLMTRIGLISAAGQGCHNEYSVYGMFLKGHTFKTVKVQFPPECYMICHQDVRCQSYNLIIGKNICELNNRRKEARPEHFLPDSKRFYMKRAFNRVPLGSIQELPAESCAEIKASEGNKVADSKHWIYSDENAGHVIQATCQGVWQKINEDPVCFGSRDDQYGAFEMTKTGNVKDMKLVHRSGSIKCNPNTGASYWSCANVGAYANNTFMTIITTADKKALLPKEEKLLNKGGCNNKKYFYVLEGIKQGSTELVLSSHSSPLRLLKNQELQIWYGQDWADCSEDNNSGTTCVDVFAWYL; from the exons atgtttaaccggagaactAGGGAACCAGATGTTCGAAG GGCAATATTTTGCAAAGTCTACATCAACAAGATGAACCCGCGATTTTGGTTCTCGGCTGTTTTTCTGATGACAAGGATTGGTCTTATTAGTGCAGCTGGTCAAGGTTGTCACAACGAATACTCTGTTTATGGCATGTTTCTTAAAGGCCACACTTTTAAAACAGTCAAGGTTCAATTTCCACCGGAATGTTACATGATATGTCACCAGGATGTCAGGTGCCAAAGCTACAATCTCATCATTGGCAAAAACATTTGCGAGCTGAACAACAGAAGGAAAGAAGCCAGGCCCGAACACTTTTTACCCGATTCAAAGCGATTCTACATGAAGCGAGCTTTCAACAGAG TGCCATTGGGCTCAATTCAAGAGCTTCCCGCTGAATCGTGCGCTGAAATCAAAGCGAGTGAAGGAAACAAAGTTGCTGACAGCAAGCACTGGATATACTCAGATGAAAATGCTGGTCATGTTATCCAGGCTACTTGTCAAG gGGTGTGGCAAAAAATCAACGAAGATCCAGTTTGCTTTGGATCTCGAGATGATCAATACGGTGCCTTCGAGATGACTAAAACTGGGAATGTAAAGGATATGAAGCTAGTGCACAGAAGCGGATCCATCAAATGTAACCCAAATACCGGTGCTTCCTACTGGAGCTGCGCTAACGTAGGCGCGTATGCAAACAACACGTTTATGACGATCATCACAACTGCCGACAAAAAAGCCCTTTtgccaaaagaggaaaaattgtTAAACAAAGGAGGATGCAATAACAAAAAGTACTTCTACGTTCTTGAAGGAATAAAGCAAGGATCAACAGAGCTTGTTCTAAGCAGCCATTCCAGTCCATTACGTTTGTTGAAGAACCAGGAATTGCAGATATGGTATGGACAGGACTGGGCAGACTGTTCAGAGGACAACAACAGTGGTACCACTTGCGTCGATGTATTTGCCTGGTACCTGTGA
- the LOC137982532 gene encoding uncharacterized protein isoform X3, producing the protein MFNRRTREADVRRAIFCKVYINKMNPRFWFSAVFLMTRIGLISAAGQGCHNEYSVYGMFLKGHTFKTVKVQFPPECYMICHQDVRCQSYNLIIGKNICELNNRRKEARPEHFLPDSKRFYMKRAFNRVPLGSIQELPAESCAEIKASEGNKVADSKHWIYSDENAGHVIQATCQGVWQKINEDPVCFGSRDDQYGAFEMTKTGNVKDMKLVHRSGSIKCNPNTGASYWSCANVGAYANNTFMTIITTADKKALLPKEEKLLNKGGCNNKKYFYVLEGIKQGSTELVLSSHSSPLRLLKNQELQIWYGQDWADCSEDNNSGTTCVDVFAWYL; encoded by the exons atgtttaaccggagaactagggaagcagatgttcgaag GGCAATATTTTGCAAAGTCTACATCAACAAGATGAACCCGCGATTTTGGTTCTCGGCTGTTTTTCTGATGACAAGGATTGGTCTTATTAGTGCAGCTGGTCAAGGTTGTCACAACGAATACTCTGTTTATGGCATGTTTCTTAAAGGCCACACTTTTAAAACAGTCAAGGTTCAATTTCCACCGGAATGTTACATGATATGTCACCAGGATGTCAGGTGCCAAAGCTACAATCTCATCATTGGCAAAAACATTTGCGAGCTGAACAACAGAAGGAAAGAAGCCAGGCCCGAACACTTTTTACCCGATTCAAAGCGATTCTACATGAAGCGAGCTTTCAACAGAG TGCCATTGGGCTCAATTCAAGAGCTTCCCGCTGAATCGTGCGCTGAAATCAAAGCGAGTGAAGGAAACAAAGTTGCTGACAGCAAGCACTGGATATACTCAGATGAAAATGCTGGTCATGTTATCCAGGCTACTTGTCAAG gGGTGTGGCAAAAAATCAACGAAGATCCAGTTTGCTTTGGATCTCGAGATGATCAATACGGTGCCTTCGAGATGACTAAAACTGGGAATGTAAAGGATATGAAGCTAGTGCACAGAAGCGGATCCATCAAATGTAACCCAAATACCGGTGCTTCCTACTGGAGCTGCGCTAACGTAGGCGCGTATGCAAACAACACGTTTATGACGATCATCACAACTGCCGACAAAAAAGCCCTTTtgccaaaagaggaaaaattgtTAAACAAAGGAGGATGCAATAACAAAAAGTACTTCTACGTTCTTGAAGGAATAAAGCAAGGATCAACAGAGCTTGTTCTAAGCAGCCATTCCAGTCCATTACGTTTGTTGAAGAACCAGGAATTGCAGATATGGTATGGACAGGACTGGGCAGACTGTTCAGAGGACAACAACAGTGGTACCACTTGCGTCGATGTATTTGCCTGGTACCTGTGA